CCAATATTATCAATGGAATGTGGTGCAGTAAAAAACTTAAACTTAGAGTACTAAATGTAGGAGAGACAAAATAATATGTACAACTTTGCTTTAATATAGTTTACGTCCAAATATAAGACATAGATTTTGGTATATTTTTCATACAGCGTAATATCACATACAACTCATACACAATTTTAAATTATCTTAAATTCAGGAGAATCAACAAAACACTAAAAATAAAGACTACACTTCCTAAGGCCGGCCTTTCTTATTCATCTAGGTATTTGAAATGTATTGTTTTGTTTCTATGAATGGAGAGAGGGGATATATAAGGTGTTGCTATTGCTGCGAGTCATTTACAAGATGACAGAGAAAAACGAAGGACGTCTTGTTTCAGTGCCCACTCTACCTTATTCCCTTTAGCAGCCATTCACGATGTCCATGTCAAATGCACTTCAAGGGAAGATAGTTGACAACCTCCTTTACCCTCAAAATACTGCACAACAGCAAGGTGTAATGAAAAGAAAGCTCTCTCAATTTTCTTTCCATAAATCTGACGTTTCAAAACGGAAATGTACCTCAAGAGAACAAGGAACTAATCCCTGTAAATCTTTGGAACTGAAGAAGCGCTCAGCTATCTTGTCATCCAAATCGTCTCTGTTAATGGAACTTAACACCATTCCTCGAGTGAAGGAAAACGACCTAACCCAGGGGAATGTGCTGGGGAACGGTGCCCAAGGCTTAACTTACACTGGCACTCTCGCCCAAGGGAGCACATGTACTCCagtaattattaaacaattacatTTTCCAAACAATGATAACATTTTAAATGAAGCCAAAGTTCTGCTTGATATTAATGGGGCAGGGGGCGCCCCTCTGTTATTTGGCATTACCCAGGAAAAACCATTCCGCCTGGTGATGTCTCATTGCCCTGGAGACACGCTTCAGTGTTACTTAAACAATAATACTCCACACGACTGCCTTCAAGCATTCATCAAACTGTGTGCTGCTGTTGAAGAGATCCACAAGAAAGGTTATGTTCACCAAGATCTACACACTGAAAACATAATTGTAGAGGAAACTTCAAGTAATTTTATAATACACATAATTGATATGGGTTATGCTAAGTTCATAACGAAAGGCTTTTTTGATGAAGCTAAAAGCGATTACAAAAAACTTCTTGACCATGCAAAGGAAATTGCACAATCTTTGGACTCGTCGACAAAGTATGCAACGTTCAAGAGCATTGTTGAGGAGGAGACGAACACTGGCGAGAGTGTGAAGCGTCTGGTGGAAGCTGCGAAGAAGAGCTGTGTCGAGTGCATTACACCACCGCCTGAAGCTGCTGCCCTGGAAGACGTCAAAGGTGAGCTGTGTCGAGTGCATCACACCATCTCCTGAAGCTACTGCCCTGGAAGACGGCGCAGATGAGCTGCaaaccgttctcgcactttcgtatagtcaatattgacttattaaatacgtgcatatgtgacatactaatttattgtgaatattttagtttaccttgaaaagctttatagaaaacactgaccttaactaaccttcttagtatgttaagataaacatcttattgcttcttaattacaattattacttaacctattataggtataggttaagtaataactgtaattacgaagcaataagatgcttatcttatcatactaagaaggttaggtaaagtcggtgttttctatgaaacttttcaaggtaaattaaaatattcacaaaaagtagcatgtcacatatgcacttatttaataagtcaatattgactgtaaaaaagtgcgagaacgggttggagatcTGTCGAGTGCATCACAGCACCAACTGAGGCTGCTGCCCTGGGACACAG
Above is a window of Procambarus clarkii isolate CNS0578487 chromosome 3, FALCON_Pclarkii_2.0, whole genome shotgun sequence DNA encoding:
- the LOC123760945 gene encoding uncharacterized protein codes for the protein MSMSNALQGKIVDNLLYPQNTAQQQGVMKRKLSQFSFHKSDVSKRKCTSREQGTNPCKSLELKKRSAILSSKSSLLMELNTIPRVKENDLTQGNVLGNGAQGLTYTGTLAQGSTCTPVIIKQLHFPNNDNILNEAKVLLDINGAGGAPLLFGITQEKPFRLVMSHCPGDTLQCYLNNNTPHDCLQAFIKLCAAVEEIHKKGYVHQDLHTENIIVEETSSNFIIHIIDMGYAKFITKGFFDEAKSDYKKLLDHAKEIAQSLDSSTKYATFKSIVEEETNTGESVKRLVEAAKKSCVECITPPPEAAALEDVKGELCRVHHTIS